AGTCTTGTCGTGCGAACCGTACTCTTCTGCTTTCTGAGCCATCAAACCTACGTTTGGCACGCTGCCCATAGTGGTAGGATCAAATGCCCCATGCTTTTTACAGAAGTCGATGGTCTCTTGGTAAACGCCAGCATAACTTCTATCTGGAATCACCGCTTTAGTATCTTGTTGGTTGCCTTCGGCATTCCACATCTGACCTGAAGTACGAATCATCGCCGGCATAGACGCATCGATGATCACGTCACTTGGTACGTGCAGGTTAGTGATTCCTTTGTCAGAATTCACCATGGCCAAATCTGGTCGGCTCTTGTACACTGCCTCGATCGCAGCCTTTACTTCAGCTTCTTTAGCATGTCCAGCGATCTTCGCATACACATCGCCGATACCGTTGGTAGCCGTAACGCCCAACTCTGCGAATAGGTCTGCATATTTTTCGAAAACATCAGCATAGAATACCTCTACTGCCGCACCGAAGATGATCGGATCTGATACCTTCATCATCGTTGCTTTCATGTGTAGAGAAAACAATACGCCGTTGGCTTTTGCATCTTCTATTTCTTTGGCAATGAATGCTTTCAATGCCGTCATGTTCATTACTGATGCATCGATGATTTCACCGGCTAGTAATGACGTTTTTTCTTTCAATACTTTCGTAGAACCGTCAGCTCCTAAGAATTCGATTTTCACGTCAGTGGCGTCAGCTACGGTTACAGATTTTTCACTTCCGTAAAAATCACCCGCTTCCATGCTAGCTACGTGTGACTTTGAGTCAGCAGACCAAGCGCCCATCGAATGTGGGTTTTTCTTAGCGAAATTTTTCACTGCCTTAGGCGCTCTTCTGTCAGAGTTTCCTTCTCTCAAGACTGGGTTTACTGCACTACCCAATACTTTGGCATAAGCCGCTTTGATTTTCTTTTCTTCGTCGTTCGACGGATTGGCAGGATAATCAGGCAATTTGTATCCCTGCGCTTGTAATTCTTTGATGGCCGCTTGCAACTGCGGGATCGAAGCACTGATGTTAGGTAATTTGATGATGTTGGCTTCAGGCGTTTTCGCCAATTCTCCAAGCTCAGCTAGCGCATCACCGATCTTTTGATCGTCAGTCAAATACTCAGAAAGATTCGCGATAATCCTTCCTGCCAAAGAGATATCTCTGGTTTCTACTTCTACTCCTGCTGCTTTGGTGAATGCCTGTACGATAGGCAAAAATGAATAGGTGGCGAGTGCCGGCGCTTCGTCCGTCTTCGTGTAAATAATTTTAGCTGTTTGTGCCATTTTTCTTTTCCTTCAATTAATAAATACCCAACAAATTTGTTTTAAAAATCAGTCCGAAGACTGGCAGGGTCAGGAGTCGTAGATTGCCCGGATCGGCGACTCTGTTGCTTCAAGGAGGCGAATTTAATAAATCTTTGCAGAAAGGGGTATGGATTGGTTGGTTAATAGCTGTAGCGGGTGTTTTTTTATGTCAACTGCAACAGTTGTGGCTGAGAGTAGTAGACGATCAAGTCATTCCGTAGCTCTGCGGAGGAATCTTCTTATTGTCTGACAGACTGCTTCTAGCTGACGAGATTTCTCCAGTCATTCGACTATCGTCTCATTTCTTACGAAATGACAGGAGGGATACGCAGAGGCTTGTTGGTCATAAGACCAATAAGGGCGAATATTCATCTAAATAGCGACATGGGAGGCTTATCCCAACCATTGTCAGGTAGAGAGTCTGGTAGATTCTTTATAGGGTATTCAAAAAGCATTTCACTATTAGACAAATCAGTACCAAGAAATTTCACAAGATAATAATCATCTATCATGCTCTCATAGGCGTAATCATTACCATCTTCATTAAATAAAGTATCTCTTCCAAGATAACATTCATAAAGCACAGAATTGACGGAATTGACCTGAGGACTTATTTTTAGTAATTTTCCAATTGTATATACACCATATTTCTGCAATTGATTTTCTCTATAAACTGCATGAATCCCGTACGCGATAACAAAAAACAACAATAGTATGATCCCAACTGAATTAATATTTTTAAGAAGCCAGTTATTTGAGAAATCTGTCATTCTAACTGATTAGTTTTTTCATTCAATAACTCTCCTTATCGCTTGGGAAGTCTTTGGCTTTCACGTCTTTGATGTAGCCTTGTACGGCTTCGGACATGATTTGGCTCATGTCTGTATATTGACGAAGGAATCTGGGCTGAAACTCTTGTGTGATGCCCAACATGTCGTGTGTGACTAATACCTGGCCATCTACATGCGGTCCGGCACCGATGCCTATGACTGGAATGTTGATGGTTTCGGCTACTCGTTTGGCGAGTTTACTTGGAATTTTTTCGAGCACGATGGCATAGCATCCGGTCTCTTCTAGCAGCTTGGCGTCGGAGATCAGCTTCTCAGCTTCAGCTTCTTCTTTGGCTCTTACCGTGTAGGTACCAAATTTATAAATAGACTGTGGCGTCAATCCCAAATGACCCATGACTGGTACACCTGCACTTAAAATTCTCGTGATACTTTCCTGAATCTCAGAACCGCCTTCGAGTTTTACCGAGTGTGCACCTGATTCTTTCATGATTTTGATGGCGGATCGTAAGGCTTCAGATGAATTGCCTTGATAACTACCAAAAGGCAGATCCACCACCACAAACGCTCTGCTTATCGCTCTTACTACTCCCTGAGCATGATAGATCATTTGGTCTAACGTAATCGGCAAAGTAGTTTCGTTACCGGCCATCACATTGGAGGCTGAGTCGCCTACGAGTAGCACATCAATTCCTGCCTGATCCAGAATTCTGGCCATAGAATAATCATAGGCCGTGAGCATGGAGATTTTCTCTCCACGGTTTTTCATTTCCTGGAGTTGGTGAGTGGTTACTCGCTTGATGTTGGATTGATGAACGCTCATTAGTGGGTAGTTATAAAGTAGAAAGTTAAAAGTTTTGTCAATTTATAGATTGTCACAAAACTAGTTACTTTTTACTTTCAACTTTTAACTAATTATTCTTCCATTTGATGTTGCAGCCCAGGCTTGGGTGCTGCTCAGTATCTACTGGCAGTCCAGCGGTCAGATTGCGCAAAGCCAAACTCAAATCATCGCCGGTAACGGGCACATTATTTCCTGGCGTAGCGCCATCCAATCGGCCTCTGTATACGCATTCATCCTTGTCATTAAACACAAAGAAGTCAGGTGTACAGGCGGCTTGGTATGACTTGGCAATTTCTTGAGATTCGTCGTAGAGATAGGGGAAGGAAAAATCATACTTTTCGGCATGCTTCTTCATTAGCTCTGGAGAATCGTCTGGGTAGTTTTCTACATCATTGGAACTAATAGCTACAAAACCTACACCCTGACTCTGGTATTCTTTGGCCAGTGCCACGATCTTCTCCTGTACGTGAATCACATAAGGACAATGATTGCAAATGAACATCACCACCGTGCCTTTGTCGGCTTTGACATCTTTATAGTCTATGGTATTTCCAGAAATGGTATCAGGGAGATTAAATGCCGGGGCTGAAGTACCTAGCGGCATCATGGTAGATTCGGTTTTGGCCATGGTAAGTAAGATTATTAGACAAAAGAGTCAAGAGTCAAGAATCAAGACGATTTACATCTTGGTTCTTGACTCTAATCTCTTGATTCTGATTTTAACAAAATTCGTCGAACACCTGCACCAAATGATCAGCGATCATCTCTGCGCTACGGCCTTCGATGTGGTGTCTTTCTACAAAGTGAGCCAACTCACCATCTTTGAACAAAGCAATAGACGGAGACGATGGAGGGTAAGGCAAAGTAAACTCTCTAGCCTTTTGAACAGCTTCTGCATCTACACCAGCAAATACAGTTGCCAGATTCGTTGGCTTCTTTGCGCTGTTTTCAACAGCCATTTTCACGCCTGGACGAGCTGCACCAGCGGCGCATCCACATACAGAGTTTACCACTAAAAGTGTAGTGCCTTTGTGATCAGTCAAATGCTGCTCAACTGCGTCTGCTGTTTTAAATTCTTGAAAGCCCACAGAGGTCAAATCTGCTCGCATTGGGGCTACTAGTTCTTCTGGATACATATTATTGGTATTAAATATTCTAATTTCTTTTCTTTATTCTAATAGAAGTCGTGATTGTTACTTAGTATTTAACTGTCCATAGTCTTCAGTCCATGGACCATTAACTGTCGACTAAAATCACATAAACCCAAGCTCAAGCTTGGCGGCTTCGGACATCATATCTGTTTCGTATGGAGGATCGAAGGTCACTTCTACATCCACTTTACCAATGCCTTCGATCTCTTCAATCTTCTGCTTGATTTCTTCTGGCAGCGCCTCTGCCGATGGGCACGCTGGCGAAGTCAATGTCATCAAGACATAGACGTTGTTTACCGGGAAAATGTTGATCTCATAGATCAAACCCAATTCATACACATCTACAGGAATCTCTGGGTCATAGACCATTTTGATTGCTGCGAGTACTTTTTCTTTTAAGTCTTTCTCTTCTGCCATCTTAATTAATTTTAGCTTTCATCGCCAGCGCATAAATCTGCATTTGCTTGATCATCGCTGCGAATCCATTAGAACGTTGTGTACCGATAAAACGATTCATGCCAATCTTTTCATGGAAATACAAATCCGCATTTAGAATATCATCCGGCGTTTGGTTGGACAAAATTCTTACCAGCAAACTCACTAATCCTTTGGTGATTGCTGTGTTGCTATCTGCTTCGAAGACTACCTTATCGTCAACCATTTTGGCGTGAAGCCAAACTTTTGACTGGCAGCCTTTCACAATATTTTGGTCAGTTTGGTATTCTGCTGGTAGCTCAGGGAGTTTAGTTCCTAATTCCATCACATACCCAATGGTCATTTCCATGTCACCATCAAGCATACCAAAATCTTCAATTATTTCTTCTTGTACAGAATTGATTGTAGCCATTGCCTGGTACCTACGAGGTTTTAATATTATTTGAACATCTTGATGACCGCCTTGAGCGAGTCCACAAAACATTTGATTTCTTCTTTGGTATTATAAACAGAGAAAGAGGCTCTTACCGTTCCCTCGATATTGAAAAACTCCATCAAAGGCTGTGCGCAATGGTGGCCAGTCCTAACTGCAATGCCTCTTGCGTCTAACAATTGACCTAAGTCGAATGGATGTACACCATCAATCAAAAACGAGATCACACTGGCTTTTTTATCTGCTGTGCCAACTGGTGTAAAACCTTCCACGTCTTTCAACAAGTCGTTGGCGTAAGCCATCAGCTCATCTTCGTATTGCGCAATATTTTCTTGACCGAGCTCCTCTACAAAATCAATAGCAGCTTTGAAGGCAATCACCTCTCCGATATTTGGCGTACCCGCCTCAAACTTGTATGGGATGTCGTTGAAAGTAGTGCCAGAAAAACTTACATCTTTGATCATCTCTCCTCCTCCTTGATAAGGCGGCATGGCTTCCAGCAAATCTCTTTTACCATACAAAGCACCAACCCCAGTAGGGCCGTAAACTTTGTGTGCCGAGAAAGCCAGGAAATCACAATCCAACGCCTTCACGTCTAGCTTCACATGTGGAGCCGCCTGCGCTGCGTCTATCAAAACCTTTGCGCCTACTTTGTGCGCTTCAGCTATAATTTCCTTTACAGGATTGATTGTTCCTAAGGCATTGGAGATATAGTTGACAGAAACCAGTTTGGTTTTGTCAGACAACAATTTGACGTACTCATCAAATATCAACTCTCCCTTTTCATTGACTGGAATGACTTTTAAAATCGCTCCTTTTTCTTCACACAGAATTTGCCAAGGCACAATATTGGAATGGTGTTCCAGAGCAGAAACGATGATTTCATCGCCGGCACCTATAAATTTTCTACCATAAGTAGCAGCCACTAAGTTGATACCTTCAGTGGTGCCTTTGGTGAAAATCACTTCCTCCACTTCGTTGGTATTCAAAAATTTGGCGACCGCTTTACGCGTGTCTTCGAAAGCAGTAGTGGCTCTTTCCGCCAAGGTGTGAATACCTCTATGAATATTGGAATTGTCTGTATTGTAATAGTGTGTCAGTGCATCGATGACACACTGTGGCTTTTGCGACGTTGCAGCATTGTCAAAATAAACCAAAGGCTTTCCATTGACTTCCTGATGAAGAATGGGAAATTGTTTTCTTATTGCTTCAATATCTATCGCTGCGTCTACCATGTCACTTATACGTTCAGTCTTTCGATTACTTTGTCAGTAATTTCCATTTTCAACCATCCCAGATTCACCTTCTCAACCACCTCAGCCACGTTGGCTAAAAGGATCATTGATCGTGCCTTTTCTTTGTTGATTCCGCGAGCTCTCAAATAGAA
The sequence above is drawn from the Reichenbachiella sp. genome and encodes:
- a CDS encoding SufE family protein, with product MATINSVQEEIIEDFGMLDGDMEMTIGYVMELGTKLPELPAEYQTDQNIVKGCQSKVWLHAKMVDDKVVFEADSNTAITKGLVSLLVRILSNQTPDDILNADLYFHEKIGMNRFIGTQRSNGFAAMIKQMQIYALAMKAKIN
- a CDS encoding NADP-dependent isocitrate dehydrogenase yields the protein MAQTAKIIYTKTDEAPALATYSFLPIVQAFTKAAGVEVETRDISLAGRIIANLSEYLTDDQKIGDALAELGELAKTPEANIIKLPNISASIPQLQAAIKELQAQGYKLPDYPANPSNDEEKKIKAAYAKVLGSAVNPVLREGNSDRRAPKAVKNFAKKNPHSMGAWSADSKSHVASMEAGDFYGSEKSVTVADATDVKIEFLGADGSTKVLKEKTSLLAGEIIDASVMNMTALKAFIAKEIEDAKANGVLFSLHMKATMMKVSDPIIFGAAVEVFYADVFEKYADLFAELGVTATNGIGDVYAKIAGHAKEAEVKAAIEAVYKSRPDLAMVNSDKGITNLHVPSDVIIDASMPAMIRTSGQMWNAEGNQQDTKAVIPDRSYAGVYQETIDFCKKHGAFDPTTMGSVPNVGLMAQKAEEYGSHDKTFQMSAAGTVKVIDAAGKVLIEQPVGEGDLFRMCQVKDAPIQDWVKLAVSRAKATGSPAVFWLDENRAHDAQLIAKVNTYLKDHDTTGLELLIKSPVEATKYSLERIKEGKDTISVTGNVLRDYLTDLFPILELGTSAKMLSIVPLMNGGGLFETGAGGSAPKHVQQFNEEGHLRWDSLGEFLALAVSLEHLSQSTDNAKAQVLADALDEATGKFLDLGKSPSRKVNEIDNRGSHFYLMTYWAEALAAQDKDADLKAKFTEVSKALADNEAKINEELIAAQGAEVNIGGYYQPNEKLASEAMRPSATLNGLLASIA
- a CDS encoding iron-sulfur cluster assembly protein, producing MAEEKDLKEKVLAAIKMVYDPEIPVDVYELGLIYEINIFPVNNVYVLMTLTSPACPSAEALPEEIKQKIEEIEGIGKVDVEVTFDPPYETDMMSEAAKLELGFM
- the panB gene encoding 3-methyl-2-oxobutanoate hydroxymethyltransferase; the encoded protein is MSVHQSNIKRVTTHQLQEMKNRGEKISMLTAYDYSMARILDQAGIDVLLVGDSASNVMAGNETTLPITLDQMIYHAQGVVRAISRAFVVVDLPFGSYQGNSSEALRSAIKIMKESGAHSVKLEGGSEIQESITRILSAGVPVMGHLGLTPQSIYKFGTYTVRAKEEAEAEKLISDAKLLEETGCYAIVLEKIPSKLAKRVAETINIPVIGIGAGPHVDGQVLVTHDMLGITQEFQPRFLRQYTDMSQIMSEAVQGYIKDVKAKDFPSDKESY
- a CDS encoding BrxA/BrxB family bacilliredoxin, which codes for MYPEELVAPMRADLTSVGFQEFKTADAVEQHLTDHKGTTLLVVNSVCGCAAGAARPGVKMAVENSAKKPTNLATVFAGVDAEAVQKAREFTLPYPPSSPSIALFKDGELAHFVERHHIEGRSAEMIADHLVQVFDEFC
- a CDS encoding thioredoxin family protein; its protein translation is MAKTESTMMPLGTSAPAFNLPDTISGNTIDYKDVKADKGTVVMFICNHCPYVIHVQEKIVALAKEYQSQGVGFVAISSNDVENYPDDSPELMKKHAEKYDFSFPYLYDESQEIAKSYQAACTPDFFVFNDKDECVYRGRLDGATPGNNVPVTGDDLSLALRNLTAGLPVDTEQHPSLGCNIKWKNN
- a CDS encoding cysteine desulfurase, producing MVDAAIDIEAIRKQFPILHQEVNGKPLVYFDNAATSQKPQCVIDALTHYYNTDNSNIHRGIHTLAERATTAFEDTRKAVAKFLNTNEVEEVIFTKGTTEGINLVAATYGRKFIGAGDEIIVSALEHHSNIVPWQILCEEKGAILKVIPVNEKGELIFDEYVKLLSDKTKLVSVNYISNALGTINPVKEIIAEAHKVGAKVLIDAAQAAPHVKLDVKALDCDFLAFSAHKVYGPTGVGALYGKRDLLEAMPPYQGGGEMIKDVSFSGTTFNDIPYKFEAGTPNIGEVIAFKAAIDFVEELGQENIAQYEDELMAYANDLLKDVEGFTPVGTADKKASVISFLIDGVHPFDLGQLLDARGIAVRTGHHCAQPLMEFFNIEGTVRASFSVYNTKEEIKCFVDSLKAVIKMFK